The segment GAAGATCGCCCGCCGGGTCGGGTCGGCGAGGGTCCGGAACAGGAGATCGTGGGTGGCGGACATAGGCAATCCATAACTCACAAGTTATGGATTAATTCATAATCGCAGAGTTATGGATAAGTCAAGCGCGGCTTGGGGGATGTGGTGGCGCTTTACGGCCGCAAATACAGATACCCCTGCGACTGAAGCTCGGCGATGCGGACCACGCCGCCTTTCTCCGCGCTGACGAAGCCGGGGAGCAGATCCTTGAGCGTGACGTTCTGCGTCTTCATCGTGTTGCCGCAAGCGGCAAGCTCGACGCCGTCCTTCGTGAAATTGCTGATCCGCCCGCTGACATCAGGGTTGGCTTGCGCCAAGTGGAACGCCTTCAGCGCCGGCCCGTGGATCACCAGCGCGATCGTGACATGGTCGGGCCCGCCGACGCCGTCGATATGGTTCTGGATGTTGCCGAGCACGAAGTTGACCTTGTCGGCGTCGCTGAGGTGATAGACGACCTTCAGCTTGCTCGACGGTGCGGCCTCAGTGGCGGCCTTCGCGCGCGAGGCGGAGAACGCTGCGCCCAAAGCCGAGATTGTGCTCCACAAGATGTTCCGGCGGTTCATGGCGATCTCCTTGCGACTGCCCCCGCCATTGTCGGAAACCATATCACTTGTGGCGAAGGGCGGCGAGTTCCTTGCGGTCGGTCACGAGCGCGGCGCACTCGTTGTTGTCGGTTCGGTCGAGCCGGAAAACCCCGTCGTCGCTGCCCGCGACCAGCGATCGCTCGGCCTCGTCGTCCGGCTTGTTGTGCAGCCAGACCCTGACGCTTGCGAGCCGCACGATGGCCGACTTGTCGTCCTTCGAGAGTGCGATGCCGATGCCGCCGCCCTCGCAATCGACGCCGCAGCCGAGACGGGTCTCGTTGCCGTCCTTGGTGAACACCACGTGATGGCAGGAGCCGCTGGAGTCGAAATCGCCGTTGCGATTGCGATACCGGAAGCCGAGCCGGAATGAGTTGTGGAGCTGCTTGTCCTCCTCGTCGGTCTCAGCGGAGACCAGAAGCTTCATCGAGGCGACCTTTTGCTTCGGATGCCGGGCCAGATGGTCGGCATCGTAGCGGCGGACGAAGCAGGCATAGGCCGTGTTGCCCGGCGCGCCGGCATACATGCGCGCGTTGAAGGCCTCAGTCTCGGCCTTGCTGGCCTCGCGGATGTCGTCGGCCTCGTCGGCGCGGGCAGCGCCGATGAACGCCGCAAGGGCAAGCGGGACGATGAGGGCAAGCTTCATGATCGCACCGGACGCGTGAGCCGTTGACGGCCCACATCGGGACGGTGGGGCCAACTGGCGGTTAGTCGCAAGCCGCACGTGGCGCGTTCAACTGCACTCCCTCGCGGGGAGCCTCGCGCAAGGTTCCAGGCTTAACCCCTAGGAGGGAGGGGCGCGGATAAGCCCCGGGTTGCTGCAAATGGCTGGAGGCGGTCGAAATGTCCGAAAGTCAGAACTTGCCCAATCTTGCGATCGGCTATTCCCGGGTGCGGCTGCTGACGTTTTTCGGCGTCGGCCTGCTGCTGACGCTGCTCTGCGCTGCGCTTGCATTCAGCTGGCAGCAGGGCAAGAGCATCACCACGTTCGAAGTCGCCGCCTGCAATATCGGCGCGGTGTTTTTCGGCCTTGCCACCTGCAGGATGCTCTGGAGGCTGATCTCAGCCAGGCAGCCGGTGGTCTTCATCAGCCGTGTCGGCATTCGCGACACCAGGCTCGCCGGCGAGACCATTGCCTGGAGTGCCGTGCGGAAGATTTTTCTATGGGAGCAGCGCGCGCAGAAGTTCGTGGTGCTCAAACTCGATCCCCTTGTCGCTGAGCGGTTCTCCGGGGGATTTCTGATGCAGGCCTTGTCGATGATGAACAAGGCGCTCGGCCCTGACAGCGCCATCGTCAACGCGGGCGGCCTGACCATGGACGCCGAAAAATTGCTCGAGACCTGCAAGCGATATTGGGGTGCCGGACGACCGGCCCCATTGGACCACGCCGTGCCCGAGCCTGAGGCGAAGCCGGAGCCTGTCAGCTAAAGCTGTTTTATCCGAACCACTGCAAGCCCAGAGCTCAGAACACCTCTCCCGTAGGGAGAGGTAACCGAACAACGCCTCACCGCAGGCTGGCGTTGAGCTTGTCCAGTGCCGCCGAGCCCGGGCAGAGCGTGTCGGCTTCCAGCGTGTTGAGCGGCGTTTCGACCGTGTTGAGATGGGCGTGCAGATCTTCCGCGTCGGGATCGACGTACAGCAGCCCGGTGACGATCTGCCCCTTGGCGGCGTGCTTCTGGAGGAAGGTCATCGCACCCAGCCGGTCATGCGGATCGTAATCCGCGTCGATCTTGCGCAGCGCGATCTTGCTGCCGTCGTGCTGCTCGACCACCTGCACCGTGCCCGGCGCGTAGTCGACGGCGATCGGGTCGCGGCCGACCAGCACGTCGAGACGGTTCACCGCGTCATTGTGCTCGCGGACATAGTCGAAGCTCTTGGTCGAGCCGGCGTGGTTGTTGAAGGCGATGCAGGGGCTGATGACGTCGATGAAGGACGCGCCCTTGTGGCCGATCGCGGCCGCGATCAGCGGCACCAGCTGGCTCTTGTCGCCGGAGAAGCTGCGGGCGACGAAGGTCGCGCCCAGCTGCAACGCGATCGCGACGAGGTCGATGGCGTTGTCGGTGTTGGTGACGCCCTTCTTGGATTTCGAGCCGCGGTCGGCGGTCGCCGAGAACTGGCCCTTGGTCAGGCCGTAGACGCCGTTGTTCTCGACGATATAGGTCATGTTGACGCCGCGCCGGATCGAATGCGCGAACTGCCCGAAGCCGATGGACGCGGAATCGCCGTCGCCGGAGACGCCGAGATAGATCAGGTCGCGGTTGGCAAGGTTGGCGCCGGTCAGCACGCTCGGCATGCGGCCGTGCACCGAATTGAAGCCGTGCGAATTGCCGAGGAAATAGTCCGGAGTCTTCGAGGAGCAGCCGATGCCGGAAATCTTGGCCACGCGATGCGGCTCGATCGAGAGCTCATAGCAGGCCTCGATGATCGAGGCCGTGATCGAGTCATGGCCGCAGCCGGCGCACAGCGTCGAGATTTTTCCTTCGTAGTCGCGGTGGGTGTAGCCGAGCTCGTTCTTCTTCAGCCCGGGATGATGGAATTTCGGCTTGGCAATATAGGTCATGACACGGCCTTGCGGAGCGGAGTCACCTTGAGGTGATCCTGGTGGTCGCCAATGGCTTTTGCGATGTAGCGCGCGGTAATCGGCGAGCCGTCATAGTGCACGATCGGCACCAGGCGCACCGGATCGATGCCGTTCTCGTTGACGATGAGCTGACGGAGCTGACTGTCGCGGTTCTGTTCGACCACATAGACGAAGTCGTGCTCGGCGAGGAAGCTCGCGACGCTGGAATGGAACGGGAAGGCGCGGATGCGCAGGCGGTCGAGCTGGTGCCCGCGTGCCTCCAAGAGGCCGATCGCCTCGTCCATCGCCGGCGAGGTCGAACCGAAATAGATCACGCCGTATTTGCTCGGCTTTGCCGCATTGGCCTGGAGCGGTCGCGGCACGAGGTCCTGCGCAGTCTCGAACTTGCGCACCAGCCGCTGCATGTTGTCGGCGTAGACCGAGCCTTCCTCGGAATAGCGCGCATAGCGGTCGCGCGAGGTGCCGCGGGTGAAATAGGAGCCCTTGGTCGGATGCGTGCCGGGATAGGTGCGGTAGGGAATGCCGTCGCCGTCGACGTCGAGATAGCGGCCGAAGTCGCGGCCCTCGTCCAGCATCTCCGCGGTCATGATCTTGCCGCGGTCGTACTGTCGCGCATCGTCCCATTTCAGCGGACGGCAGAGCCGGTGGTTCATGCCGATGTCGAGGTCGAGCATCAGGAAGATCGTGGTCTGGAGCCGCTCGGCGAGATCGAAGGCCGCCGCCGCGAACTCGAACCCCTCGGCCGGATCTTCCGGGAACAGCAGCACATGCTTGGTGTCGCCGTGCGAGGCATAGGCGCAGGCGATGATGTCGCATTGCTGGGTGCGGGTCGGCATGCCCGTGGAGGGGCCGGCGCGCTGGATGTTCATGATCACGGCCGGGATCTCGGCGAAGTAGGAGAGGCCGATGAACTCGGTCATCAAGGAGATGCCGGGGCCGGACGTGGCGGTGAAGGCCCGGGCGCCGTTCCAGGACGCGCCGATCACGATGCCGATCGAGGCCAGCTCGTCTTCGCCCTGCACGATGGCGTATTTCGCCTTGCCGGTCTCGGGATCGTGCCGGTACTTCCTGCAATGAGCGGTGAAGGCCTCCGCCACCGACGAGGACGGTGTGATCGGATACCAGGCGCACACGGTCGCGCCGCCATAGACGGCGCCGAGCGCCGCCGCGCTGTTGCCCTCGATGAAGATGCGGTCGCCGACCTTGTCGGACTTCTTCACCCGCAGCCCGATCGGGCATTTCAGGTTTTGCAGTGCCCAGTCGCGGCCGAGATGCAGCGCATGGACATTGGAGGAGAGCAGCTTCTCCTTGCCCTTGTACTGCTCGCCGATCAGTTGCTCGATCAGCTTCGGGTCCATGTCGAGCAGCGCCGAGAGGCTGCCGAGATAGATGATGTTCTTGAACAGCTGGCGCTGACGCGGATCGGTGTAGGTCGAGTTGGTGATCGCAGTGAGGGGAACGCCGATCACGGTGATGTCGTCGCGAAACTTCGTCGACGGCATCGGCTTGGTGGAATCGTAGAACAGATAGCCGCCGGGCTCGATGCCGGCGACGTCCTTGTCCCAGGTCTGCGGATTCATCGCCACCATCATGTCGACGCCGCCGCGCGCGCCGAGATGGCCGGCCTCGGTGACGCGGACCTCGTACCAGGTCGGCAGGCCCTGGATGTTGGAGGGGAAGATGTTGCGCGGGGACACCGGCACGCCATGGCGCAGGATCGCGCGCGCGAACATCTCATTGGCGCTGGCCGAGCCCGAGCCGTTGACGTTGGCGAAACGGACGACGAAGTCGTTTACGCTGCTGATCGGCTTTTTGTCGGACATGTCGAACCTGCGTAGGTCATCTCGATGAAATATTTCTGCATGTCCCAGGCTCCGGTGGGACAGCGCTCGGCGCACAGCCCGCAATGCAGGCAGACGTCCTCGTCCTTGACCATCACACGTCCGGTCTTGAGATCGGAGGACACGTAGAGATCCTGGTCCGGATGCGGCGAGGGCGCCTTCAGGCGATTGCGCAAATCGTCTTCCTCACCGTTATTGGTGAAGGTGATGCAATCCATCGGGCAGATGTCGACGCAGGCATCGCACTCGATGCAGAGCGAGGTCGAGAACACGGTCTGGACGTCGCAGTTCAGGCAGCGCTCGGCTTCGCCCAGCGCCAGCTTGACGTCGTAGCCGAGCTCGACCTCGGTGCGGATGTCCTTCAGCGCGATCACCTTGTCGCGGTGCGGTACCTTGAAGCGCTTGTCGTTGGAGATGTCGTTGTCATAGCTCCATTCGTGGATGCCCATCTTCTGCGAGGAGACGTGCACCTCCGGCAGCGGCCGTTCGGTGATGTCCTCGCCCGAGAGCAGCTTGTGGATCGACAGCGCGGCGTCGTGGCCCTGCGCCACCGCCCAGATGATGTTCTTGGGGCCGAAGGCGGCGTCGCCGCCGAAGAACACCTTTGGATTGGTCGAGACGAAGGTCTTTGGGTCGACCTTGGGCATGTGCCATTTGTCGAATTCGATGCCGCAGTCCTGCTCGATCCAGGGGAAGGCGTTCTCCTGGCCGACGGCGACCAGCACGTCGTCGCACTCAAAAGTCTGGTCCGGCTCGCCCGATGGCACGAGATTACGGCGGCCCCTGGCATCGTATTCGGCCTTCACCTTCTGGAAGGTGACGCCGGTGAGCTTGCCATTGTCGTGGATGAAGGCTGTGGGCACGAGGAAGTTGAGGATCGGAATGTCCTCGTGGATCGCGTCCTCTTTCTCCCAGGGCGAGGCCTTCATCTCCTCGAAGCCGGAGCGCACGATCACCTTGACGTCTTCGCCGCCGAGGCGGCGCGCGGTGCGGCAGCAATCCATCGCGGTGTTGCCGCCACCGAGCACGATCACGCGCTTGCCGATCTTGTCGGTGTGGCCGAACGACACCGAGGACAGCCAGTCGATGCCGATATGGATATTGCCGGCCGCTTCCTTGCGGCCGGGAACGTCGAGCTCGCGGCCACGTGGCGCGCCGGAGCCGACGAAGATCGCGTCGTATTTTTCGGCGAGCAGCGTCTTCATGCTGTCGATGCGATAGCCGCCCTTGAAGTCGACACCGAGACCCAGGATGTAGCCGGTCTCCTCGTCGATGACCGAATTGGGCAGGCGGAATTTCGGGATCTGCGTCCGCATCATGCCGCCGGCCTGGGGATCGCCGTCGAACACGGTGCAGTGATAGCCGAGCGGCGCGAGATCGCGCGCCACCGTCAGCGAGGCCGGGCCGCCGCCGACCAGCGCGATGCGCTTGCCGTTCTTCGCTGACGGTTTCGGCAGGCGCTGTCTGATGTCGTCCTTGAAGTCAGCGGCGACGCGCTTGAGGCGGCAGATCGCGACCGGCGTTTCCTCGACGCGTCCGCGGCGGCACGCGGGCTCGCAGGGACGGTCGCAGGTGCGTCCCAGAATTCC is part of the Bradyrhizobium commune genome and harbors:
- a CDS encoding DsrE family protein, with amino-acid sequence MNRRNILWSTISALGAAFSASRAKAATEAAPSSKLKVVYHLSDADKVNFVLGNIQNHIDGVGGPDHVTIALVIHGPALKAFHLAQANPDVSGRISNFTKDGVELAACGNTMKTQNVTLKDLLPGFVSAEKGGVVRIAELQSQGYLYLRP
- a CDS encoding STM3941 family protein, with translation MSESQNLPNLAIGYSRVRLLTFFGVGLLLTLLCAALAFSWQQGKSITTFEVAACNIGAVFFGLATCRMLWRLISARQPVVFISRVGIRDTRLAGETIAWSAVRKIFLWEQRAQKFVVLKLDPLVAERFSGGFLMQALSMMNKALGPDSAIVNAGGLTMDAEKLLETCKRYWGAGRPAPLDHAVPEPEAKPEPVS
- a CDS encoding 2-oxoacid:ferredoxin oxidoreductase subunit beta — protein: MTYIAKPKFHHPGLKKNELGYTHRDYEGKISTLCAGCGHDSITASIIEACYELSIEPHRVAKISGIGCSSKTPDYFLGNSHGFNSVHGRMPSVLTGANLANRDLIYLGVSGDGDSASIGFGQFAHSIRRGVNMTYIVENNGVYGLTKGQFSATADRGSKSKKGVTNTDNAIDLVAIALQLGATFVARSFSGDKSQLVPLIAAAIGHKGASFIDVISPCIAFNNHAGSTKSFDYVREHNDAVNRLDVLVGRDPIAVDYAPGTVQVVEQHDGSKIALRKIDADYDPHDRLGAMTFLQKHAAKGQIVTGLLYVDPDAEDLHAHLNTVETPLNTLEADTLCPGSAALDKLNASLR
- a CDS encoding 2-oxoacid:acceptor oxidoreductase subunit alpha; amino-acid sequence: MSDKKPISSVNDFVVRFANVNGSGSASANEMFARAILRHGVPVSPRNIFPSNIQGLPTWYEVRVTEAGHLGARGGVDMMVAMNPQTWDKDVAGIEPGGYLFYDSTKPMPSTKFRDDITVIGVPLTAITNSTYTDPRQRQLFKNIIYLGSLSALLDMDPKLIEQLIGEQYKGKEKLLSSNVHALHLGRDWALQNLKCPIGLRVKKSDKVGDRIFIEGNSAAALGAVYGGATVCAWYPITPSSSVAEAFTAHCRKYRHDPETGKAKYAIVQGEDELASIGIVIGASWNGARAFTATSGPGISLMTEFIGLSYFAEIPAVIMNIQRAGPSTGMPTRTQQCDIIACAYASHGDTKHVLLFPEDPAEGFEFAAAAFDLAERLQTTIFLMLDLDIGMNHRLCRPLKWDDARQYDRGKIMTAEMLDEGRDFGRYLDVDGDGIPYRTYPGTHPTKGSYFTRGTSRDRYARYSEEGSVYADNMQRLVRKFETAQDLVPRPLQANAAKPSKYGVIYFGSTSPAMDEAIGLLEARGHQLDRLRIRAFPFHSSVASFLAEHDFVYVVEQNRDSQLRQLIVNENGIDPVRLVPIVHYDGSPITARYIAKAIGDHQDHLKVTPLRKAVS
- a CDS encoding FAD-dependent oxidoreductase translates to MKPTDIAAPDYFHKVVDCQWACPAHTPVPEYIRLIAQGRYSDAYMINWQSNVFPGILGRTCDRPCEPACRRGRVEETPVAICRLKRVAADFKDDIRQRLPKPSAKNGKRIALVGGGPASLTVARDLAPLGYHCTVFDGDPQAGGMMRTQIPKFRLPNSVIDEETGYILGLGVDFKGGYRIDSMKTLLAEKYDAIFVGSGAPRGRELDVPGRKEAAGNIHIGIDWLSSVSFGHTDKIGKRVIVLGGGNTAMDCCRTARRLGGEDVKVIVRSGFEEMKASPWEKEDAIHEDIPILNFLVPTAFIHDNGKLTGVTFQKVKAEYDARGRRNLVPSGEPDQTFECDDVLVAVGQENAFPWIEQDCGIEFDKWHMPKVDPKTFVSTNPKVFFGGDAAFGPKNIIWAVAQGHDAALSIHKLLSGEDITERPLPEVHVSSQKMGIHEWSYDNDISNDKRFKVPHRDKVIALKDIRTEVELGYDVKLALGEAERCLNCDVQTVFSTSLCIECDACVDICPMDCITFTNNGEEDDLRNRLKAPSPHPDQDLYVSSDLKTGRVMVKDEDVCLHCGLCAERCPTGAWDMQKYFIEMTYAGSTCPTKSRSAA